The following proteins are encoded in a genomic region of Aquifex aeolicus VF5:
- the ileS gene encoding isoleucine--tRNA ligase — MEEKKVDLKDTLNLPRTEFPMKANLPQREPQILEKWKGLYEKIQKERKGREVFVLHDGPPYANGHIHVGHALNKILKDVINKYNLLIGKNVNFIPGWDCHGLPIERAVEKELSKKKIKKESLPKTEFRELCREYAKKYVNIQREDFVRLGVLGDWEHPYLTMDPKYEAQEIRELGKFFERGLAYRSKKPVYWCIYDKTAEAEAEVEYYEKEDPSIYVKFPLKSGEKFGIKDKKVFAIIWTTTPWTLPANLGIMVKEDADYVLVEVEDEVWIVAKELMDKFFETVNRPEGLVLETVKGKDLVGLEYTHPFVEKEKLKGHLSEETLKNMWKIYPSEFVSLDTGTGLVHMAPGHGQEDYVVGQRYGLEPYAPVSDEGRFVEPAPEFLINVRVFDANHLIVGVLKEKGFLVHEEKIRHSYPHCWRCKNPVIFRATPQWFIGMDIEFFGKTLRQRALEEIEKVKWIPEYGKNRIKSMVENRPDWCISRQRFWGVPITVFYCENCGEIIKDREVFERVAQLVENSEKGSDVWFELTSSQLLPEGYKCPKCGGDSFTKEEDILDVWFDSGCSHAAVIRPLGFQKADLYLEGSDQHRGWFQASLLESVGSYLEAPYKAVLTHGFIVDEKGRKMSKSLGNVISPQEVVKEFGADILRLWVVSEDYTEDVKLGKNLLKKIADDYRKIRNTLRFIIGNLYDFNPRTNALPFEKLHHFDRWIISELQNLLKKVHENYEKFLFYRVHNHIKNFVITTLSAIYLDVLKDRLYVYAPASWERRSAQTALWHLLIALTTSTAPYLSFTAEELWEHVGKLDPSLPESVFLYEMPKPDENLKDEEVLKDYEILLKVRDEVMRALEVARKEKGIIKHPYEAKVYIRGDESVESLLKKYEDYLNFFFTVSQVELREGGEVQIEGEELPVKVGVNKAEGEKCPRCWIYYQKEEFVGCVCKRCAKALSEMGIELNAVC; from the coding sequence ATGGAAGAGAAGAAGGTTGACCTGAAAGACACTCTGAATCTGCCCAGAACGGAATTTCCCATGAAGGCAAACCTGCCCCAGAGAGAACCCCAAATCCTGGAAAAGTGGAAGGGACTCTACGAAAAAATACAGAAGGAGAGAAAAGGTAGAGAGGTTTTCGTGCTCCACGACGGACCCCCTTACGCTAACGGACACATACACGTGGGACATGCCCTAAATAAAATCCTCAAGGACGTTATAAATAAGTACAACCTCCTTATCGGAAAGAACGTTAACTTCATTCCCGGCTGGGACTGCCACGGTCTTCCCATAGAAAGAGCTGTGGAAAAGGAGCTCTCCAAGAAGAAAATAAAAAAAGAGAGCCTCCCAAAGACAGAGTTCAGAGAACTTTGCAGGGAATACGCAAAGAAATACGTAAACATACAAAGGGAGGACTTCGTAAGACTCGGAGTGCTCGGAGACTGGGAACACCCTTACCTCACCATGGACCCCAAATACGAGGCTCAGGAGATAAGGGAGCTCGGGAAGTTCTTTGAACGTGGACTCGCTTACAGGAGTAAGAAGCCCGTTTACTGGTGTATATACGACAAAACAGCGGAAGCGGAAGCGGAAGTGGAGTATTACGAAAAAGAGGACCCCTCCATTTACGTCAAGTTCCCCCTAAAGAGCGGAGAAAAGTTCGGTATTAAGGATAAGAAAGTTTTCGCGATTATTTGGACCACAACTCCGTGGACCCTTCCCGCAAACCTCGGAATAATGGTAAAGGAAGACGCGGACTACGTCCTCGTGGAAGTTGAAGATGAGGTCTGGATAGTGGCAAAGGAATTAATGGACAAATTTTTTGAAACCGTAAACAGACCAGAAGGTTTAGTCCTTGAAACCGTAAAGGGAAAGGATTTAGTGGGACTTGAATACACCCACCCATTCGTGGAAAAGGAAAAGTTAAAGGGACATCTTTCCGAGGAAACCTTAAAGAACATGTGGAAGATATACCCCTCGGAATTTGTTAGCTTAGATACGGGAACGGGACTCGTTCACATGGCTCCCGGACACGGGCAGGAAGACTACGTAGTCGGTCAGAGGTACGGACTTGAGCCCTACGCACCCGTCAGCGACGAGGGGAGGTTTGTAGAACCTGCTCCCGAATTTCTCATAAACGTTCGCGTTTTTGACGCAAACCACTTAATCGTAGGAGTTCTGAAAGAAAAGGGCTTTTTAGTTCACGAGGAAAAGATAAGGCACTCTTATCCCCACTGCTGGCGCTGTAAAAACCCAGTAATCTTCAGGGCTACACCCCAGTGGTTCATAGGCATGGACATTGAGTTTTTCGGGAAAACCTTAAGGCAGAGGGCACTGGAGGAAATAGAAAAAGTTAAGTGGATTCCCGAGTACGGTAAGAACAGGATAAAGAGCATGGTTGAGAACAGACCCGACTGGTGTATATCCAGACAGAGGTTCTGGGGTGTTCCCATAACGGTCTTTTACTGCGAGAACTGCGGGGAGATTATAAAAGATAGGGAAGTTTTTGAGAGAGTAGCCCAGCTCGTTGAGAACTCGGAAAAGGGAAGCGACGTGTGGTTTGAACTCACCTCCTCCCAGCTCCTTCCAGAGGGCTACAAATGCCCCAAGTGCGGAGGAGATAGCTTTACAAAGGAAGAAGATATCCTGGACGTCTGGTTTGACTCGGGATGTTCCCACGCAGCGGTAATAAGACCTCTCGGCTTTCAGAAGGCGGACCTATACTTAGAAGGTTCGGACCAGCACAGAGGCTGGTTCCAGGCATCTCTCCTTGAGTCCGTAGGCTCATACTTAGAAGCTCCCTACAAAGCGGTTCTCACCCACGGATTTATAGTGGACGAGAAAGGAAGAAAGATGTCCAAGTCCCTCGGGAACGTGATATCCCCTCAGGAAGTGGTAAAGGAGTTCGGGGCGGATATCTTAAGACTCTGGGTTGTGTCCGAGGACTACACAGAAGATGTAAAGCTCGGTAAAAACCTCTTAAAGAAGATAGCTGATGACTACAGGAAGATAAGAAACACTTTAAGGTTCATTATAGGAAACCTGTACGACTTTAACCCAAGAACGAATGCCCTTCCCTTTGAAAAGCTCCACCACTTTGACAGGTGGATAATCTCCGAACTCCAGAACTTACTTAAGAAGGTTCACGAAAATTACGAGAAGTTCCTCTTTTATCGCGTTCACAACCACATAAAGAACTTCGTAATAACTACCCTTTCTGCGATATACCTTGACGTTTTAAAGGATAGACTCTACGTTTACGCTCCGGCCTCATGGGAGAGGCGCTCTGCTCAAACAGCCCTGTGGCACCTACTTATCGCACTCACAACGAGCACAGCTCCATATCTGAGCTTTACAGCAGAAGAGCTATGGGAGCACGTAGGGAAGCTTGACCCTTCACTTCCCGAGAGCGTATTCCTCTACGAAATGCCAAAGCCCGATGAGAATCTGAAAGATGAGGAAGTACTAAAGGACTACGAAATTCTCCTAAAGGTAAGGGACGAGGTGATGAGGGCACTGGAAGTGGCTAGGAAGGAAAAGGGAATAATCAAGCACCCTTACGAAGCAAAGGTTTACATAAGGGGTGACGAGAGTGTAGAAAGTCTCCTTAAAAAGTACGAGGATTACCTGAACTTCTTCTTTACGGTCAGTCAGGTTGAGCTGAGAGAGGGAGGAGAAGTTCAGATAGAAGGAGAAGAACTTCCCGTTAAGGTAGGCGTAAATAAAGCGGAAGGGGAGAAATGTCCGAGATGCTGGATATACTACCAGAAAGAGGAGTTCGTGGGATGCGTTTGCAAAAGGTGTGCAAAAGCACTTTCCGAGATGGGTATAGAGCTTAATGCGGTTTGTTAG
- the mutS gene encoding DNA mismatch repair protein MutS, whose amino-acid sequence MEKSEKELTPMLSQYHYFKNQYPDCLLLFRLGDFYELFYEDAYIGSKELGLVLTSRPAGKGKERIPMCGVPYHSANSYIAKLVNKGYKVAICEQVEDPSKAKGIVKREVVRVITPGTFFERDTGGLASLYKKGNHYYVGYLNLAVGEFLGAKVKIEELLDLLSKLNIKEILVKKGEKLPEELEKVLKVYVSELEEEFFEEGSEEILKDFGVLSLQAFGFEEDTYSLPLGAVYKYAKTTQKGYTPLIPRPKPYRDEGFVRLDIKAIKGLEILESLEGRKDISLFKVIDRTLTGMGRRRLKFRLLSPFRSREKIERIQEGVQELKENREALLKIRQILEGMADLERLVSKISSNMATPRELVYLKNSLKKVEELRLLLLELKAPIFKEILQNFEDTKKIINDIEKTLVEDPPLHVKEGGLIREGVNAYLDELRFIRDNAETYLREYEKKLRQETGIQSLKIGYNKVMGYYIEVTKPNLKYVPSYFRRRQTLSNSERFTTEELQRLEEKILSAQTRINDLEYELYKELRERVVKELDKVGNNASAVAEVDFIQSLAQIAYEKDWAKPQIHEGYELIIEEGRHPVIEEFVENYVPNDTKLDRDSFIHVITGPNMAGKSSYIRQVGVLTLLSHIGSFIPARRAKIPVVDALFTRIGSGDVLALGVSTFMNEMLEVSNILNNATEKSLVILDEVGRGTSTYDGIAISKAIVKYISEKLKAKTLLATHFLEITELEGKIEGVKNYHMEVEKTPEGIRFLYILKEGKAEGSFGIEVAKLAGLPEEVVEEARKILRELEEKENKKEDIVPLLEETFKKSEEAQRLEEYEEIIKKIEEIDIGNTTPLQALLILAELKKKCSFSKKESGA is encoded by the coding sequence ATGGAGAAATCTGAGAAAGAGCTCACTCCCATGCTCTCACAATACCACTACTTCAAAAATCAGTACCCCGACTGTTTGCTTCTCTTCAGACTCGGAGACTTTTACGAGCTCTTTTACGAAGACGCTTACATAGGCTCTAAAGAACTGGGACTTGTTCTCACCTCAAGACCCGCGGGAAAGGGAAAGGAAAGGATACCCATGTGCGGAGTTCCCTACCACTCCGCAAACTCCTACATAGCTAAACTCGTAAACAAGGGATACAAAGTAGCCATATGCGAGCAGGTGGAGGATCCTTCTAAGGCAAAAGGTATCGTAAAGAGGGAGGTAGTAAGGGTAATCACTCCCGGAACTTTCTTTGAAAGGGACACGGGAGGACTCGCATCACTCTACAAAAAAGGAAATCATTACTACGTAGGTTATCTAAACCTTGCGGTAGGGGAGTTCTTGGGAGCTAAGGTAAAGATAGAGGAACTCCTTGACCTTCTCTCAAAGTTAAACATAAAAGAAATACTCGTAAAAAAAGGGGAAAAATTACCAGAAGAACTGGAAAAAGTTTTGAAGGTTTACGTAAGCGAGCTGGAAGAGGAGTTCTTTGAAGAAGGGAGTGAAGAAATTTTAAAGGATTTCGGGGTTTTGAGCCTTCAAGCCTTCGGTTTTGAAGAGGACACTTATTCCCTTCCCTTGGGAGCTGTTTACAAGTACGCAAAAACGACACAAAAGGGCTACACACCTCTCATTCCGAGACCAAAACCTTACAGAGATGAAGGCTTCGTAAGACTCGACATAAAAGCGATAAAAGGGCTTGAAATTCTGGAAAGCCTTGAGGGTAGAAAGGACATATCTCTCTTCAAGGTAATAGACAGAACCTTAACGGGGATGGGAAGGAGGAGGCTAAAGTTCAGGCTTCTTTCTCCCTTTCGTAGCAGGGAAAAGATTGAAAGGATACAGGAAGGTGTGCAGGAGTTAAAAGAAAACAGGGAAGCGCTTTTGAAGATAAGGCAGATACTGGAGGGAATGGCGGACCTAGAAAGACTCGTTTCCAAGATAAGCTCTAACATGGCAACACCGAGGGAGCTCGTTTACCTCAAAAACTCCCTGAAAAAAGTGGAAGAACTCAGACTCCTCCTTTTGGAATTAAAGGCTCCCATCTTCAAGGAAATCTTACAAAACTTTGAAGACACAAAAAAGATAATAAACGACATAGAAAAGACGCTCGTTGAGGACCCTCCCCTTCACGTAAAAGAGGGCGGGCTCATAAGGGAAGGTGTGAACGCGTATCTTGACGAACTCAGGTTCATCAGGGACAACGCTGAAACTTACCTCAGGGAGTACGAAAAAAAACTGAGGCAAGAGACGGGCATCCAGAGCCTGAAGATTGGCTACAACAAGGTTATGGGCTACTACATAGAAGTGACAAAGCCAAACCTAAAGTACGTCCCTTCCTACTTCAGGAGAAGGCAAACTCTTTCTAACTCCGAGCGTTTCACCACGGAAGAACTCCAGAGACTTGAGGAGAAAATACTTTCCGCCCAGACACGCATAAACGACCTTGAGTACGAACTCTATAAAGAGCTCAGGGAAAGAGTAGTAAAGGAACTGGACAAAGTAGGAAACAACGCAAGTGCGGTTGCGGAAGTTGACTTCATTCAGTCCCTTGCACAAATAGCTTACGAGAAGGACTGGGCAAAACCCCAAATCCACGAAGGTTATGAGCTGATAATAGAGGAGGGAAGGCATCCCGTAATAGAAGAGTTCGTAGAAAACTACGTCCCTAACGACACGAAATTGGACAGAGACTCCTTCATACACGTGATAACAGGTCCGAACATGGCGGGCAAATCCAGTTATATAAGGCAGGTGGGAGTCCTCACACTCCTTTCCCACATCGGTAGTTTTATCCCTGCAAGGAGAGCAAAAATACCCGTCGTTGACGCCCTATTTACGAGGATAGGTTCGGGAGATGTTCTGGCTTTAGGAGTTTCAACCTTTATGAACGAGATGCTTGAGGTTTCTAATATCCTGAACAACGCAACCGAAAAAAGTTTAGTAATCCTGGACGAGGTGGGAAGGGGAACTTCCACCTACGACGGCATAGCTATATCAAAAGCCATAGTAAAGTACATAAGCGAAAAGTTAAAGGCAAAAACTCTTCTCGCCACACACTTTCTGGAAATAACCGAGCTGGAAGGAAAAATAGAAGGAGTAAAAAATTACCACATGGAAGTGGAGAAGACCCCCGAAGGAATAAGGTTTTTATATATTCTCAAGGAAGGAAAGGCTGAAGGCAGTTTCGGTATAGAGGTAGCAAAACTCGCAGGACTTCCTGAAGAAGTGGTAGAAGAGGCGAGGAAAATTTTAAGAGAGCTTGAAGAAAAGGAAAACAAGAAGGAGGATATCGTTCCCTTGCTTGAGGAAACCTTCAAAAAATCCGAAGAGGCTCAAAGACTTGAGGAGTACGAGGAAATAATCAAAAAGATTGAAGAAATAGACATAGGGAACACAACTCCCCTTCAGGCACTCCTTATACTTGCGGAGCTAAAAAAGAAGTGCAGTTTCTCTAAAAAGGAGTCCGGAGCTTGA
- a CDS encoding AbrB/MazE/SpoVT family DNA-binding domain-containing protein, which translates to MVGKDEIVVKVLPKGQITLPKRIREKLGIREGDILIVEEKEGKLEIRKPKSLRDFYGFLKGKKSINRENIERVIEEVVKERELEKDSR; encoded by the coding sequence ATGGTAGGAAAAGATGAAATCGTAGTAAAAGTTTTACCTAAAGGACAGATAACCTTGCCCAAGAGAATAAGAGAAAAACTAGGAATACGGGAAGGCGATATTTTAATTGTTGAAGAAAAGGAAGGAAAATTAGAAATCAGGAAACCTAAAAGCCTTAGGGACTTCTATGGTTTCCTGAAAGGAAAGAAATCTATTAATAGGGAGAATATAGAAAGAGTTATTGAAGAGGTTGTAAAGGAACGTGAACTTGAAAAAGATAGTCGTTGA
- a CDS encoding PIN domain-containing protein translates to MKKIVVDTSVFIRLFTRNDEKKFEKAEKLIDDASKGKIQLFVPFIVVAEIVWVLEKVYKVNRENIRDVVEALINTRPRSNYSIGKLYSFFYV, encoded by the coding sequence TTGAAAAAGATAGTCGTTGATACAAGCGTATTTATAAGACTGTTTACAAGAAATGATGAGAAGAAATTTGAAAAAGCGGAGAAACTTATAGATGATGCATCCAAGGGTAAAATTCAGTTATTCGTTCCGTTTATCGTAGTCGCGGAAATAGTTTGGGTCTTGGAGAAGGTTTACAAAGTTAATAGAGAAAACATAAGGGATGTGGTGGAGGCACTTATCAATACACGTCCACGTAGCAATTACAGCATCGGAAAACTTTATTCTTTTTTCTACGTATAA
- a CDS encoding tRNA (adenine-N1)-methyltransferase, whose amino-acid sequence MNSFKEGEYVLIRFGEKKFLRKLLPKQSLSVKKSVLKFDEVIGKPEGVKINGFEVYRPTLEEIILLGFERKTQIIYPKDSFYIALKLNLNKEKRVLEFGTGSGALLAVLSEVAGEVWTFEAVEEFYKTAQKNLKKFNLGKNVKFFNVDFKDAEVPEGIFHAAFVDVREPWHYLEKVHKSLMEGAPVGFLLPTANQVIKLLESIENYFGNLEVVEILHRHYKTISERFRPEDQMVAHTAYLVFGRKLKT is encoded by the coding sequence ATGAACTCTTTTAAGGAAGGAGAGTACGTCCTCATACGCTTTGGGGAAAAGAAGTTCCTGAGGAAACTGCTACCAAAACAGAGTTTAAGTGTAAAGAAAAGTGTTTTAAAGTTTGACGAAGTTATAGGAAAGCCCGAAGGTGTAAAGATAAACGGATTTGAAGTTTACAGACCAACGCTCGAGGAGATCATACTCCTCGGATTTGAGAGGAAAACCCAGATAATATACCCGAAGGATTCCTTTTATATAGCCCTGAAGTTAAACCTGAACAAAGAAAAGAGAGTTCTGGAGTTCGGGACTGGAAGCGGGGCACTCCTTGCAGTTCTCTCGGAAGTTGCGGGAGAGGTGTGGACCTTTGAAGCAGTAGAAGAGTTTTACAAAACAGCCCAGAAGAATTTGAAGAAGTTCAATCTGGGAAAGAATGTAAAGTTTTTCAACGTGGACTTCAAAGACGCGGAAGTCCCGGAAGGAATATTCCACGCTGCCTTTGTGGACGTAAGGGAACCTTGGCATTATCTGGAAAAGGTTCACAAAAGCTTGATGGAGGGTGCTCCAGTTGGTTTTCTCCTTCCCACCGCAAATCAAGTTATAAAGCTCCTGGAAAGTATAGAAAATTACTTCGGAAATCTTGAAGTGGTTGAGATACTCCACAGGCATTACAAGACTATCTCAGAAAGGTTCAGACCCGAGGATCAAATGGTGGCCCACACGGCGTACTTGGTTTTTGGGAGGAAGCTCAAAACGTAA
- a CDS encoding MqnA/MqnD/SBP family protein has product MRIRIAHSPDSDDAFMFYPLVKGLIDTEGLEIEHVLADIETLNREALKGTYEVSAISFHAYPYVADKYAVLPSGGSIGEGYGPIVVAREELGTLKGKKIAVPGELTTAFLTLKLYEPDFEHVVIPFDRIIQAVLEGKVDAGLVIHEGQLSYKDYGLKKIVDLGEWWKEKYGLPLPLGCNVVRKDLGREVVKKIERLMRESVEYALKERKRALEYAINYARDLSEDLERTQKFVSMYVNERTVDYGEDGREAVRLLLRLGKERGIIKAEIPEKIFSDELF; this is encoded by the coding sequence ATGAGGATCAGGATAGCTCACAGTCCCGATTCGGACGACGCTTTTATGTTTTATCCGCTCGTGAAGGGTTTAATTGATACGGAAGGTCTTGAAATAGAACACGTATTGGCGGATATAGAAACCCTGAACAGGGAAGCACTCAAAGGAACTTACGAGGTTTCTGCGATTTCCTTTCACGCTTACCCGTACGTTGCAGACAAGTACGCGGTTCTTCCAAGCGGCGGAAGCATAGGAGAAGGTTACGGTCCGATAGTGGTGGCAAGGGAAGAACTCGGTACTTTAAAAGGGAAGAAGATAGCAGTTCCCGGGGAGCTTACAACCGCTTTCCTAACGCTTAAGCTCTACGAACCCGATTTTGAACACGTAGTCATTCCTTTTGACAGGATAATACAAGCAGTGCTGGAAGGAAAAGTGGACGCGGGGCTAGTTATTCACGAAGGTCAGCTCTCTTACAAGGACTACGGACTGAAGAAAATCGTTGATCTGGGAGAGTGGTGGAAGGAAAAGTACGGACTGCCTCTGCCTCTAGGTTGCAACGTTGTGAGAAAGGATCTCGGAAGGGAAGTCGTAAAGAAAATAGAGAGACTTATGAGAGAAAGTGTTGAGTACGCACTGAAGGAAAGGAAAAGGGCGTTAGAATACGCAATAAATTACGCGAGGGATTTGAGCGAGGACTTAGAAAGGACTCAGAAGTTTGTGAGTATGTACGTGAACGAGAGAACTGTGGATTACGGAGAAGATGGAAGAGAAGCGGTAAGGCTTTTACTTAGACTTGGAAAGGAAAGGGGTATAATTAAGGCGGAAATCCCGGAAAAGATATTCTCCGATGAACTCTTTTAA
- a CDS encoding phosphatidylglycerophosphatase A family protein, protein MSVILEFLATGFLVGKLPVAPGTFGTLVGIPLVLLLYLDRNLYLFGTLIFFFLGWISSEYMVQNLRDEDPEQVVIDEIVGYLLCFLFVEPTLKSLILAFIIFRVVDILKPFPVNLFENFPGGLGVMMDDVVGGLITSVVLYLLLQ, encoded by the coding sequence ATGTCCGTAATTCTAGAGTTTTTAGCTACGGGTTTCCTCGTGGGAAAACTGCCCGTTGCCCCAGGAACCTTTGGAACACTTGTGGGAATTCCTTTAGTTTTACTTCTTTACCTTGACAGGAATTTATACCTTTTTGGAACTTTAATTTTCTTTTTTCTCGGTTGGATTTCCTCGGAGTACATGGTTCAGAACTTAAGAGACGAAGATCCGGAACAGGTTGTTATAGACGAAATCGTAGGGTACTTACTGTGTTTCCTTTTTGTAGAACCTACCCTAAAATCCTTAATTCTCGCATTCATTATTTTCAGGGTTGTGGACATTCTTAAACCCTTTCCCGTGAACCTGTTTGAAAACTTCCCCGGTGGACTTGGAGTTATGATGGACGATGTGGTGGGAGGACTGATCACTTCCGTGGTTCTTTATCTGTTATTACAATAA
- a CDS encoding sensor histidine kinase, translating into MNFLEEGVAIFDGEGNVKFMNQRLKESLGKEGRTYYESLRSVELIGLIQETYQTRTPQEKGITFRDRTYAVRTFLYEDGVGILVKDITDRELMKETQKEFLANLSHELKTPLAVVMNTLETLLDMEEESVKRELIGRALKRVKEAISLTETVYMLSFSKGKGKVREEVNLEEVLSEVLKDLEENIKEKEISVEIDLKEKCLKGNREEIKVIIRNLLQNAVEYNKRGGKVLVETRKDENAIVLSVEDTGIGIENRKIPLILEPFVKGEESKGLGLGLALVKKIAQNYGAKINIQSERGKGTKVEIRFPEKV; encoded by the coding sequence TTGAACTTCTTGGAAGAAGGTGTAGCGATTTTTGACGGGGAGGGGAACGTTAAATTCATGAACCAGAGGTTAAAGGAGAGTTTAGGCAAAGAGGGAAGGACATACTACGAGAGTTTGAGGAGTGTAGAATTGATTGGTTTAATACAAGAAACTTACCAGACCAGAACACCGCAGGAAAAAGGAATAACCTTCAGGGATAGAACTTACGCGGTAAGAACCTTTCTTTACGAGGACGGGGTTGGTATACTAGTCAAGGACATAACGGATAGAGAACTCATGAAGGAGACACAAAAGGAATTTTTAGCAAACCTCAGTCACGAATTGAAGACCCCTCTGGCGGTTGTGATGAACACGTTAGAAACCTTGCTGGACATGGAAGAAGAGTCTGTAAAACGGGAACTCATAGGAAGGGCTCTGAAGAGGGTAAAGGAAGCTATATCCCTGACGGAAACCGTTTACATGCTCAGCTTCTCTAAAGGAAAGGGCAAGGTCAGGGAGGAAGTAAATTTAGAAGAAGTTTTAAGTGAAGTTTTGAAAGATTTAGAAGAAAACATAAAGGAGAAAGAAATTTCCGTAGAAATTGATTTAAAGGAAAAATGCTTAAAGGGAAACAGAGAGGAGATAAAGGTTATCATCAGGAATTTGCTCCAGAACGCGGTGGAGTACAACAAGAGAGGAGGGAAAGTCTTAGTAGAAACCCGAAAAGACGAAAACGCAATTGTTCTTTCCGTAGAAGATACGGGAATAGGTATAGAAAACAGGAAAATCCCTTTAATACTTGAGCCTTTTGTAAAAGGAGAAGAGAGCAAAGGTCTTGGACTTGGACTTGCACTCGTGAAGAAGATAGCCCAGAATTACGGGGCAAAAATAAACATACAAAGTGAAAGGGGAAAGGGAACGAAAGTGGAGATAAGATTTCCCGAAAAGGTTTAA
- a CDS encoding response regulator transcription factor, producing the protein MERIALIEDDKDLAFLVKLNLEREGFEVEHFERATPFFKFISENSVDLILIDIMLPDLDGFRIANFLKSRADLKEIPVIFITAKGEEEDKLKGFELGADDYITKPFSMKELIARVRAVLKRYKKVSESKVLKYEGVELDTERQKLFVDGREVYLTPAEFKILKTLMENFGRPVSRSSLVEKLWDYERETTERAIDVHVKHIRDKLGKYKGLIKTVRGVGYKFEN; encoded by the coding sequence ATGGAAAGGATAGCTCTAATTGAGGACGACAAGGATTTAGCCTTTCTCGTGAAACTGAATTTAGAAAGGGAGGGGTTTGAAGTAGAGCACTTTGAACGTGCCACTCCCTTCTTTAAGTTCATTTCTGAAAACAGTGTAGACCTTATCCTCATAGACATTATGCTTCCCGACCTAGATGGATTCAGGATAGCTAACTTCTTAAAGAGCAGGGCGGATTTAAAAGAAATTCCCGTTATATTCATAACCGCAAAAGGGGAGGAAGAGGACAAACTAAAGGGCTTTGAACTGGGAGCGGACGATTACATAACTAAACCCTTTTCCATGAAAGAGTTAATAGCAAGAGTAAGAGCCGTTCTAAAGAGGTATAAAAAGGTTTCCGAGAGCAAAGTTTTAAAGTACGAGGGCGTTGAGCTGGACACGGAAAGACAAAAACTTTTCGTGGACGGTAGGGAGGTATACCTGACTCCTGCGGAGTTTAAAATCCTGAAAACCTTGATGGAAAACTTCGGAAGACCTGTCAGTCGTTCGTCCCTCGTTGAAAAGCTCTGGGATTACGAGAGGGAAACCACGGAGAGGGCTATAGACGTTCACGTAAAGCACATAAGAGACAAGCTCGGAAAGTATAAGGGTCTTATAAAAACTGTGAGGGGTGTCGGATACAAGTTCGAAAATTAA
- a CDS encoding TetR/AcrR family transcriptional regulator, with translation MSKLKTEKELKKREIMRVACKLFAQKGYHNTTMPDIAKALGMSVGNLYNYFSSKEELAKEIMLFTSKLVGERLRKVNESNLDFKEKTKLLVKSFLQIALEEPELINYFLKVYLVNTEVFKDDCKGFACVSDVVTEVMIFVSDGVEKGIFRNQDFFTAFVTIMGPLGGIVFLHNEGLLEKPLLEYAEELAQNIWNALKA, from the coding sequence ATGTCCAAACTCAAGACTGAAAAAGAGTTGAAGAAACGGGAAATAATGAGGGTAGCCTGTAAACTCTTTGCCCAGAAAGGCTATCACAACACCACTATGCCAGATATAGCTAAAGCATTAGGTATGAGTGTTGGAAACCTCTACAACTACTTCTCCTCAAAAGAAGAACTGGCAAAGGAGATAATGCTCTTTACCTCTAAACTCGTGGGGGAAAGATTGAGAAAGGTAAACGAGAGTAATCTGGATTTCAAGGAAAAGACAAAGCTTCTCGTCAAGAGCTTTTTACAAATAGCCCTCGAAGAACCCGAACTCATAAATTACTTCCTGAAAGTTTACCTCGTAAATACGGAAGTTTTTAAAGATGATTGTAAAGGTTTTGCGTGCGTCAGTGACGTGGTAACGGAAGTTATGATATTTGTGAGTGACGGGGTTGAAAAGGGCATTTTCAGGAATCAGGACTTCTTCACAGCCTTTGTAACCATTATGGGTCCTCTTGGGGGTATAGTATTTCTCCACAACGAAGGACTCCTCGAGAAACCCCTTCTTGAATACGCCGAAGAACTTGCACAGAATATATGGAACGCTTTAAAAGCTTAA